The Chionomys nivalis chromosome 6, mChiNiv1.1, whole genome shotgun sequence sequence tcctgattgtttattcagatttttcatttccagaattcctctgtgttttctttattgtctctatttcagttttcaagtcatgaaccatttccttcacctgtttgattatcttttttcttggctttcattgctttctttaagggatttattgatttccaattttttgtcttttcctctccttctttaaaggaatttttcatttcttctttaagggcctctatcatcttcataaagttatttttaaggtcgttttcttctgctttatctgtgTTGGGATGTTCAGGCCTTGCTGgtgtagaaccactagtttctgttggtgccatgttgctctttgtgtctctgaatgtgttcttacactgTCGTCTGCCCATCTCTCCCTCCAGTGGGCGCAGGCGGGGCTGTGCCTCTGGTGATAACTGATGCAACTCTAGGGCTCCTCCAGGCAGGCCGAGGCTCTGGTGGTCACTCCTCCAGGTATAGGCGGGTACAGGTGGTCACAGTCATGGTAGGGAATGGTTGGGGGTATGGAGAGGCTGCTCCCAGATCTCTGGGGTTTTGGTAGGGGAGCACAGTATGTGTCTCCAGGGACTAGGGCCTAGAATGCAGGGCCCTCCAGCTGGGAACCCAGACACACATCTCTAGGTGCGGTCAGGGCcaagctgtttgtttttaaagtaagatTTGGTGTTACTTGTTTATAATGTTGAATTAAAGCTTTATCCTGGCAACAGATATTACTGTTTTGTAATTAAACGTGAAATAAACAAGGATCATGTgtggttgaggaaacacacatcCAAGCCACATGTGTGGAAACCAGAGTAttacttttgggagtcagttttcttctcccaCATAGTTCTAGGGATCTAACTGACATCATCAGGTCTGCAAGGCAGCATTTTTATGCACTGAGCTATCTTACCAGCCCTGATTGTCCTACTTTAGAatagaatggaaagaaaaagtcaaatgcAATCTGTAAACTAATTAAATTTTGTATTCAAAATCcagtttttaaagacatttaaggggagctagagagatagcccagcacttaagagcacttgctgcttttgcagagaagcATGGCTTGGTGCCCGGCTCCAGCATGGCAGGTCATAAgcctctgtaactctagcttcaagggcttcaacactttcttctggccaCTATGGGCACTGGATGCTtgtaatatatatacagacagacaaacaaagcaTCCTTCACGTAaagtacaaatatatttttaaagacatttgacTCTTCAAACTCAATGATAAAGATAAATACTAAAAAGACAGTGATTAAGCTCATTTCATTGTGAAGAAAGTGAGTTGATGAGGTAACTTTGTAGGTAAAACGCCTGTCATTAGACCCGATGACTGCAGCCacaccctgggacccacatgtgaAAGAGGACATAATGCCCCctactgtcctctgacctccatatgcacactgTGCCATATGCCTAGTCCCCATAGTCATACAcgaaaaaagtattaaaaattcaAGTGACAAAAGTATGTAGCTGATTCTACATACTTTTATGTAGAATGGTAAGATTTTAAAGTGgcctaaaggaaataaaaagataaacattaTTACCCTTCAGAGGAATGCAGATGCAGACCACAGTGAAACTGGATGCGGTGgcacgtgcctataatcccagagcaCTTAGGAGGTTGAAGCAAGAAGATAAGTTCAGGGGCATCCCTGGTTTtgtaacaagtttgaggccagcctgggctacatgagaccctgtttcaaaacaaataaaaggaccAGAGTGAGATGTCACTCTTCGGCCATTGTGTTAAATACTTAAAATGCCATTAACAAGAACGTGGGGAATCCATCATCTCAaacactgttggtgggaatgtaaagTTACAGTATGCTTTGGAAACTAATCTGGCAGTTCCTGCAAAAGTAAAATACAATATTTAGTATACACACCACAATTCACTATAGGTATAGAccatgaaatataaaaatgtcttaCAAATCTTATATATAAGTCTTCATTAGTGGCattactgaaaataatcaaagcaTGGAAACAGTCCAGATGTCCCCAAACtgataaatatgaataaatatgataaatatgaaTAAAGACAATAAACTTTGTCTATAATGAGTAATGAATATTCCAAAATCTGAAACTTCGTGAGGAATGACATAATGCcacaagtagaaagaaaaaaattacctcTGACGTCAGGTGATAAGCTGAGGTTAAATGTAGCATTTAACCTGTAATTcaagcacttaggaagctgaaaCAGAGGGagcatgagtttgaagtcaacttagACAAGTCCTAAGCTAGCCTGTAGTAAGTaatgaaatcatgtctcaaaaaaataaatgtattaaaaattaaatagttatACTCACAGGAGAGGAATGCCatgagttcatgaccagcctgggctatataaccAGGTCTAGGCCATCCAGCATTGCAAGAATTTGTCTCCGAAACAGACAAAAACTACAGGCATACTGTGACACATGCCCATCTCATATTCTGTTTAGTtctatgtaacatgagggcctgcttgttctcagggtttctgtcccacctggtccttgtgctgcctggttcccgcaattgttaagtcccaatgaaatcacacagaggtatacaaagttataaactgattgacccattattattatctgtgtaagccatgtggctcagtaccttattcagcggggcaggtcacatcttgcttcttcagtgtctgggcaggactgcagaaagagcttccttcttcccagaattctcctgttctcattgactcacctgtacttcctgtctggttgccccacctatatttcctgcctggctactggccaatcagcatttatttaagacataattgacagaatacagaattgtcccgctCCAGTTCTGGGGTTTTCAAAGTAGCAAATTGATTTCACTGTTTAAAATGGCTCCCAAGTGTAGATCTATCTAATATTCCAAAGCACAAGATGGCTATGATAGACTTTACTGAAGAAAAAGTCTGTAAATTAGATCTGTTACTGTGCTGCTGACAATGAGTTACTGATACATTAACAATGTAACAGAAATGCACATAAAGCAAGTATATGCACTAATTGGTTGATGAAGATATGACTTGAacgacaggcatggtggcatatgcattTAGTCCTTGTACAAGAGAGGCTAGCAGCTACACAATGAGTTATAGGCCAGGATGGGCTATCTCAAACAAAGTGACCTGAAGCTACAGGAACCTAAacctttgtattttttaaaggagACACGAAGGCTAGCTACACTCATTTAATCATTATTATATCATATCAAATTAGCATTTTTCCTcataaacacataattaaaaccaTAACAAAAGGATATTTCTCAGTTCATCAGTCCATGCTAGAGAGCTAGTTCATTGCCCATAGTATGCTGAGGATAAGCTTCAGTATCTACTCAGAACCAAAGAGAAGGGCCAGGACTTGTATAGAATATGAATATGTACTCTCTAAAATTCCTGAACTTGTATAGAATATGAACATGTACTCTCTAAAATTCTTCCTGAACTTGTATAGAATATGGACATGTACTCTCTAAAATTCCTGAACTTGTATAGAATATGAACATGTACTCTCTAAAATTCCTGAACTTGTATAGAATATGGACATGTACTCTCTAAAATTCCTGAACTTGTATAGAATATGGACATGTACTCTCTAAAATTCCTGAACTTGTATAGAATATGGACATGTACTCTCTAAAATTCCTGAACTTGTATAGAATATGGACATGTACTCTCTAAAATTCCTGAACTTGTATAGAATATGGACATGTACTCTCTAAAATTCCTGAACTTGTATAGAATATGGACATGTACTCTCTAAAATTCCTGAACTTGTATAGAATATGAACATGTACTCTCTAAAATTCCTGAGGAAATGAGAGTGTAGTGCGGTCACGGAAGATTATGGGCAAAGTCCACAGATAAAGTAATGTTTTCTGATAGGAATTACCCtcatttcattttgttgattaaaaaaaatactctgacCAAAGACAATTTGTGGTGGGAAGGGGTAAACCTTTGTATTACTCCCAGGAGTAATGATTGGGTATTGGTACAGttcataaatcttttaaagaaataccTGCCTCAGTAACTCGAATCAACTGTCTATGGAGTATCTGGAGTAGAAAAGGCTGTAGAGACAAAGTGAGTTGTGTTAGCAAAGgttgggagtgggagagaaactGAAGTGAATACAGACTATTTTAAAACTAACTTGGCATGACCAGAAATAGGTTTCATTatgttgtttccatttttttttgggggggggggtaatgaAAGTGTTGCAAAATATAATCATAGTACAACTGGgaatatttaaaaacacacatatcGAAATTTATATTAAATGGGTGAGCTGTTGGtaactaaattttatttcaaagctgtttattaaacatttctgGGAAATGGAttagtttttaatattaattgAATCATAGATTGTATAAAACATAGTTTTCAGCGATGGGTTAGTGGCATGATTTGgtctaaaatatattttccttgaGAGATGTATTCTGAGATATTTAGGGTTAATTTATTAAGTTTAGAAGTTGATTTCAGATGTTTCAAGAATTGTGGACAAGAGGAAAAGTAAATATAAGATGATAGTagttattaaatctactttaaaaatatgcatgTATTCTGCCatggttttctttcctgtttaaattttttcaaaagaaaaggtgAGCAGAGGGCACAGCATTGAGAACATACCATTTGTCCTGTCCTAGGCTTGCTTAGTCTCCTTTACTATTCTGATCATGTCAGAAAACAGTGCTGTGGGCACTAGATGCACTTCAGCATGTCACATAGAAAAGCATTAAActtggtgtccatggaggccagagagggtgttgAGCTCCTGTGACTCCAGTTATTAGAGTTGTAGGCAGTTATGACTGCCATATGGTATTGGAAATCAAATCTGCTCCTGTGGAAAAGCACCCAGCATACAGAATTTAAGTCATTAAGCTTAATACAGTAAagacagttttttaaattaaaaaaataaacatttttaaaaggaattttcgAAGCAAGTTATATATagttaaaagaaatggaaattctaatacaaacagaaaaatacaatagccataattaaaacttaattattgaacaaaggatttattttgtgtttaagtAACTCATAATTTTTCTTGCGTTTTAGATCTGCTGATCTGGGCCCTGCTTTATTGACAAGACCTGGACAACCAACACTTACCAGAGTGCCCCCACCTATTCTTCCCAGGCCATCCCAGCAAACGGGGAGCAGCAACATAAACACTTTCAGACCTGCATAcagttcattttcttctggatACGGAGCCTATGGAAATTCATTTTATGGAAGCTATAGCCCTTACAGTTATGGATATAATGGACTGGGCTTTAACCGCCTTCGTGTAGATGACCTTCCGCCCAGTAGATTTGTTCAGCAAGCTGAAGAAAGCAGTAGAGGTGCATTTCAGTCGATTGAGAGTATTGTGCATGCGTTCGCCTCTGTCAGCATGATGATGGACGCTACCTTTTCAGCCGTCTATAACAGTTTCAGGGCTGTGTTGGATGTAGCGAACCACTTTTCCCGGTTAAAAATACACTTCACAAAGGTTTTTTCTGCCTTCGCGTTAGTTAGGACTATAAGATACCTGTATAGACGGTTGCAGTGGATGATGGGTTTAAGAAGAGGCTCAGAGGATGAGGACCTATGGGCAGAAAGTGAAAGAACTGTGGCCTGTCTTGGTGCCGAAGACCAAGCAGCTAACTCAGCAAAATCCTGGCCAATCTTCCTGTTCTTCGCTGTTATCCTTGGTGGTCCTTATCTTATCtggaaacttctgtctacacacaGTGATGAAGTAACAGGTAAGAATCATTAAACTAACCGGGTATaatggtgcacatcttcaatcccagcattcaggaagcagaggcaggcagatctctgtgagctcaagaccagcctggtctgcaaagcaagttctgggacagccagggtacacaaagggaccctgtctcaaaaaacaaacaaacaaaaaaaccagaataaTTAAACAGCTTTAAAACTATGTAACAGTCTCAAACTTCAAGAATGGGTTTGTTAAATTAGCATTCCTAGTATTCATTTGCATTTACTATTTTAATACAATTATACTTGTAGTTAAGAGCTTCAAAACTAGACAAGGAATACTTTAGTAACAGGACAGGCTTGCTGATGAACTTACTCAGTTTAATAGTACAGAGTAGTGAACTTGGTGTTGGGAATTACATAAAGAGCCAAAGAGCATAATccctatttttctaaaatattactgAAGGAGAGTCATTAAGACAATATCAGGCGCTTTAAGAAGGCCAAAAAAGGGCAGAAATAAATTCAGGTCTAACAACTGATTGTTAAACCCATAGTCTGTCAAATGGCAAAGAATTCTAGAAAAGTGAAGCCAACATTTTTGACCAtggtaactagaaaaaaatggcatctgAATTAGCTTTTTGATAGCTTTTTattgtagggatatagctcaTAGTATGTATGAAGCCTAGGGTCCAATCAATAGTACCAccataaaaggaagaaagggaccaTCAAGCTATTAGAACAGCTTGAACAAAAATACAGGAGCAGAAAATGTGAGACCTGGCCAACAGTTGTCTTTATACACAGAATAAAACGATAATTAGAATTAGATTGAAGGCCAATGATGAAAGATCTTAATTGCTGTTATGACACTTAATTTTCATTTAGTAAGGAAttggtgatttttttatttgtagtttttgTGGTAAGCATTTGTAACATAATTTTCTAAAGAGTTCAAACTGAGGATTGGAGGTTTAAGTCACGGCTAAAGTCTTTACttatctgcatgtatatataaGGCCTAGGTCTGATGCCCGGCATATGAGAGGGAGAGCAATTAACGATTTTTCCAAAGTGTTTAAGATAGATCCAGATTGAAGTGGATTGCAGTTAAATAATGGTAAGATCATAAAGGGCTGGATTATATTCAGTAGCTAGTGACCTGTttggcacatttttaaaaagggctTACTAATTTGAGACATTAGATTGAGGAAAGAGATTGAAACCCTGAATCAGAGTATGTGAAGCAGGACAAATACAGTGGGTTCAGTTGCTGGTTGATGTGGTTTATAAGAGCAAAGAAGGAATCAAATGGCATAGACATTTGAACTTGAGTTATTGTGgatgttttattaattaaacaagTATTTGCTAGATGCCTAATACAGGTCAATTATAGTTGTAGAAGACAGGGATATGAAACACGTTTTGTGGCGGTCTAGTGGGAGGCAATCAACAAGACATGCGGTAAGTAGGAAAATAATAAGTGCTGTAGGAAAGAGAAATAACCAGGGATGTTGGGGAGTCGTGgatgaaagaaaaggggagagggttATAGTGCTGCACATATTCAAGAAGGGCCTTCCCGAAAGAGGTGAGCAAAGAAGCACTCTAGCTACTGGAGAAAAGCTTGAAACAGGAAAGCCTTGAGGTATTTAAGTGGCAATATCGAACATGATAGATAAACAGCAAGGAAGTCAGTGTGATTGTGGCATGTAAGAGCAGCAGGATGTGAAGAGGAAGGAAACACTGGctagcttgtgttgagttgaTGTACCACTGGGACGTTCTGTGGGTGTATTTGAGTCAgattctcattctgtagcccagactttAAACTTGCAACAGTCCTCCTGGCTCGGCCTTCCAAGTGCTTAGATTACAGATAGGAGTCACTCTGTTGAGTTTCAAAAAGCACTTTTAAAGGCAGGggttggccgggcagtggtggcgcacgcctttaatcccagcactcgggaggcagaggcaggcggatctctgtgagttcgagaccagcctgatctacagagctagttccaggacaggctccaaaaccacagagaaaccctgtctcgaaaaaccaaaaataaataaataaataaataaaggcaggGGTGgatggaccacacacacacacagggtggggcGGGAGGTGGGGGGACagacagaaagattttttttaagtaaaagtgCTTACCTCCAAGCGTGGCAACTTGACTTTGACTTCTTGTACCTACCTTcatgtagaaggagagaaggaaggcaatCAAAGATCTTaggaaataaataagattatGAGTCATTCATACAGAAGTGGTAGTTGAAGTAGTGCGTGGGATCACTATACTAGAGAAACCAAGAAGAGAACACAAGGAATGACCTTGAACAGGAAGTGCTGTGTTATTACTGCTGCGTGTAGAAGCAGCGGTGAGGACAGGAACCTTAAGGAAGGCTGGTGAAGGCTGCTCCACAGTAAGATGAAGGACTGAGTAGAGATCAGATTTGCCAACTAGAGCACCTCGAGCTCCAGAAAATGCTTCTGGTAAAGTGGAAATGACAAACTTttgaggtggggaaggtgtgCAGTGAACAGGAGAGGGAAAAGCTGAATAGGATCTTGGTTTTCATGCACATGCAGACTGAACTCAAGGCCTTGCTTGCACTTACAGTGGTCATTCCTTGAACTACATTCTCAGCCCCGCTTTGTCTGTTAAGAAATTAGATCTCCGggggctgtggtggtacacacctttaatcccaggaccctGGAGATAAAGGCATGCAAATCTAtgtaactagttccaggatagccaaggagCTGTATTAAGATtctgactcaaaaaaagaaaaggaaggaagccaaaaaaaagaaaaaaggaagttaGGTCTCATGATGGTTTTTAGGGCAAAGGAGAGGTAAAATGGCATGGGGATGCCCATGCcacataatctcagcactgggagggaggcagggaggttgATAGaagtttgagaccaacttggcatacatagtaagttccatgATACCCATAGCTACACACCAAGTCTCAAAAAGGAATatatagggggaaaaaaagaaaagaaaaaggaagaaagaagtagaTAGGAAAAGAGTGATTATAGATTACGGATAGGTGGAGGAATTGAGTAATGAAACCTTTtctagaaaagaggagaaaaatgcgGCACAGAGAACCAGATAAAAGAAGGTAGGTGTCTATCTGAGATAGACAGTAGGTAAGATTTACTTCTGAGAAGCAAAACTGAGGAAATTTGGTTCTTAAAATTAGCTTTCCTGCTGCATAGAGCCGACTTCCACAGATAGGCCTCTGCTAGCCCTGCACGGTTCCCACTGCTGTTGGCATGTGAGATAAGACTACTGTTTTCAGTAAtcagaaaaaagaatatttttaaaatcaggagAGAGGTTGGGAGATGGCTGAGTCAGTAACATGTCTGCTAGACAAACAGAAGGACTTGCttaagtttggatccccagcacccatgtaggagCCTTGTGTGTGTGGCTCTAGCACAGGTGGACAGACAAGGCTAGATTCCTGACCCAATCCCAGCCAGCCTATCCACCCTATCCACTATACAGTCTGTGAGCTCCACGTTCAACTAAGAAACACTGTGTCAGCAGTGATCTGGGAAGATAGCCAGCATCAATctttgactttctctctctctctctctctctctctctctctctctctctctctctctctctacctatctcttctctccctctcatgaacacatatacaacacactttaaaaaacacAGAAGAATTTTGGCATGTAAAGATTATAGGAAATTCAGATGTTAATATCTATTA is a genomic window containing:
- the Pex13 gene encoding peroxisome biogenesis factor 13, which encodes MASQPPPPPKPWETRRIPGAGSGPGAGPGPTFQSADLGPALLTRPGQPTLTRVPPPILPRPSQQTGSSNINTFRPAYSSFSSGYGAYGNSFYGSYSPYSYGYNGLGFNRLRVDDLPPSRFVQQAEESSRGAFQSIESIVHAFASVSMMMDATFSAVYNSFRAVLDVANHFSRLKIHFTKVFSAFALVRTIRYLYRRLQWMMGLRRGSEDEDLWAESERTVACLGAEDQAANSAKSWPIFLFFAVILGGPYLIWKLLSTHSDEVTDNINWASGEDDHVVARAEYDFNAVSDEEISFRAGDMLNLALKEQQPKVRGWLLASLDGHTTGLIPANYVKILGKRRGRKTVESSKILKQQQSFTNPTSINGVTTASSLDEQEAAFESVFVETNKVPGAPDSTGKNGEKQDL